Below is a genomic region from Cynocephalus volans isolate mCynVol1 chromosome 14, mCynVol1.pri, whole genome shotgun sequence.
ctaagcgagcaccattttgtgattcactcttcatctccaattccaagtcatcagccatcatgtcttctccaagcacagcagcccagtctgtcatcttgagcaagcgttcagtcagagacttgatgtgattttctttctcactcagaaCTTGTTCTGCGTGGACTCTGGAgtcttcaaatgttattttctgtttatgaagttcactcacttgttctttcaatacttccgcttcttgtaaaagctgtttctggctttcccgaagttgggaattttcattcaaggcatcttttattgccaccttcagacgttcttcattcatttgaaatattttgcagattagtttggcttcagctacttgtgactggatggatttcgattcatcttctagggactgtatcctttttgaaatatctgccaCCAATTcgtcttgctcacaatgtttagatttctgttcttttaattctattgctagagagactatttcatcctcaagtttagatttggacctGCTCAGCTttccataggttgcctccaagctttgtgcttctgttgactccttctcaaagctggcacccttcacagctgactctaagccttcatactcctcttgaacaacgctgagtttgtcaagtagtttacatttttcttcaattagtccagaaagcttttcagcaagtcttttctctcttcctacatacagccggcttctcaccgatcgaacacttctccacaaaaacaagagaatcaaaaatgcaGTAAGAGCcacacatgtcaccagttcccatggaaaaccagggcccggtctcaggtcttcaggccatgctgccacagtcctgcacagctctcccaggaccagcccc
It encodes:
- the LOC134362738 gene encoding melanoma inhibitory activity protein 2-like, with amino-acid sequence MEVPGAAPQPYLGLVLGELCRTVAAWPEDLRPGPGFPWELVTCVALTAFLILLFLWRSVRSVRSRLYVGREKRLAEKLSGLIEEKCKLLDKLSVVQEEYEGLESAVKGASFEKESTEAQSLEATYGKLSRSKSKLEDEIVSLAIELKEQKSKHCEQDELVADISKRIQSLEDESKSIQSQVAEAKLICKIFQMNEERLKVAIKDALNENSQLRESQKQLLQEAEVLKEQVSELHKQKITFEDSRVHAEQVLSEKENHIKSLTERLLKMTDWAAVLGEDMMADDLELEMKSESQN